From Candidatus Sphingomonas colombiensis, one genomic window encodes:
- a CDS encoding SMP-30/gluconolactonase/LRE family protein, translating to MSDFTLVADGLRFPEGPVWMPDGSIILVEIESGRITRVTPDGRKHTVAEPGGGPNGLAIGPDGMLYCCNNGGFEYLESNGYLAPHGIAKNYSGGRIERIDPATGKVEVLYKSGDFGCTLRGPNDIVFDAHGGFWFTDHGKVDYAKRVHDIVGIFYGKVDGSHLEEVIFPSNNPNGCGLSPDGTILYAAETYTCRLMRFNITAPGKVSPDAGPGGPGIPLYRPAGYKFFDSLAVEASGNVCVATIGESGISVISPAGELVEFVATDDIFTTNICFGGADMMDAWITLSGTGRLVKTRWKRPGLKLEY from the coding sequence GTGAGCGATTTCACCCTGGTGGCCGATGGCCTGCGTTTCCCCGAAGGCCCGGTGTGGATGCCCGATGGCAGCATCATCCTGGTCGAGATCGAATCCGGTCGAATCACTCGCGTCACCCCCGATGGCCGCAAGCACACCGTCGCCGAGCCGGGTGGCGGCCCCAACGGCCTCGCGATCGGGCCGGACGGGATGCTCTATTGCTGTAACAATGGCGGGTTCGAATATCTCGAATCGAACGGCTATCTCGCGCCGCACGGCATCGCGAAGAATTATTCCGGCGGCCGGATCGAGCGGATCGACCCGGCGACCGGCAAGGTGGAGGTGCTCTACAAGTCGGGCGATTTCGGCTGCACACTGCGTGGACCGAACGACATCGTGTTCGATGCACATGGCGGCTTCTGGTTCACCGATCACGGCAAGGTCGATTACGCGAAGCGCGTGCATGACATTGTCGGCATCTTCTACGGCAAGGTCGATGGCAGCCATCTGGAGGAAGTGATCTTCCCGTCGAACAATCCCAACGGCTGCGGCCTCTCGCCCGATGGGACGATCCTCTACGCCGCCGAAACCTACACCTGCCGGCTGATGCGTTTCAACATCACCGCTCCCGGCAAGGTTTCGCCCGACGCGGGCCCCGGCGGCCCGGGCATCCCGCTCTATCGCCCGGCGGGATATAAATTCTTCGATTCGCTGGCGGTGGAGGCATCTGGGAATGTCTGCGTTGCGACGATCGGGGAGAGCGGGATCAGCGTGATCTCGCCAGCCGGGGAACTGGTGGAGTTCGTCGCGACCGACGATATCTTCACCACCAATATCTGCTTCGGTGGCGCAGACATGATGGATGCGTGGATCACGCTTTCCGGCACCGGGCGACTGGTGAAAACGCGCTGGAAACGCCCCGGCCTCAAACTGGAATATTGA
- a CDS encoding HAD family acid phosphatase, whose protein sequence is MLGLTACATAPVAPVASSPAAVAPAQIAPGFQYLYGSAEGAAISIQAWNALVAYAARQVRARPRDSVLLAEGATLAAPVWEPCGAKPFAAVFDVDETVLLNLGYEADDAQHPGRAFDDTLWDRWERTGMGKVSPTPGAQVALAALRALGVTVVFNTNRAAKNAAETAATIEAAGIGPAKHGDTLYLTGDDATGSHKDGRRAMIAQRFCVIAMGGDQLGDFSDLFNAGQQPAARRAAASAPAIARLWGAGWFVLPNPVYGAALKGGLDDIFPADKRWSDPGARKE, encoded by the coding sequence ATGCTGGGGCTGACGGCGTGCGCGACCGCGCCCGTCGCGCCCGTGGCGAGTTCGCCCGCAGCCGTGGCGCCCGCGCAGATCGCGCCGGGCTTCCAATATCTTTACGGCTCGGCTGAGGGCGCCGCGATCAGCATTCAGGCGTGGAACGCGTTGGTTGCTTATGCCGCCAGGCAGGTCCGCGCGCGCCCGCGTGACAGCGTGTTGCTGGCTGAAGGTGCGACTCTCGCCGCGCCGGTTTGGGAGCCGTGCGGCGCAAAGCCGTTCGCGGCGGTGTTCGACGTGGACGAAACCGTGCTGCTCAACCTCGGTTACGAGGCGGATGACGCGCAACATCCCGGCCGCGCCTTTGATGACACGCTCTGGGATCGCTGGGAACGCACCGGCATGGGCAAGGTCTCGCCGACGCCCGGTGCGCAAGTGGCGCTCGCCGCGCTCCGTGCGCTGGGTGTGACCGTGGTGTTCAACACCAACCGCGCGGCGAAGAATGCCGCCGAAACCGCCGCGACGATCGAGGCCGCCGGAATCGGCCCGGCAAAGCACGGCGATACGCTTTATCTCACCGGCGACGATGCCACCGGCAGCCACAAGGACGGCCGCCGCGCGATGATCGCGCAGCGCTTTTGCGTGATCGCGATGGGTGGCGACCAGCTCGGCGATTTCAGCGACCTGTTCAACGCCGGCCAGCAACCCGCCGCGCGCCGCGCCGCCGCGTCCGCACCCGCGATCGCGCGGCTGTGGGGCGCGGGGTGGTTCGTGCTGCCCAACCCCGTTTACGGCGCCGCGCTGAAGGGCGGCCTCGACGACATTTTTCCCGCAGACAAGCGCTGGTCAGATCCCGGCGCGCGCAAGGAGTAA
- a CDS encoding thiamine pyrophosphate-binding protein, which produces MESKNRTGGRILVDQLVAQGCERIFTVPGESFLAVLDALVDTPQIDVVTCRQEGGVAFMACADGTLTHRPGVAFVTRGPGATNASIGVHVAMQDSQPMIMFVGDVDRATRDREAFQEINFEAMFGPVAKWAARIDDARRIPEYVARAYAVAMNGRPGPVVLALPEDMLLDRVEALDRARVERVAQAPDPATIDRLAELLTAAKRPVAIVGGAGWDQEAARDFAAWADRAGVPVVAAFRRQDAVPNDCPAYAGNLGYGPNPKLVARVREADLLLVVGARLGEATTDGYTLVTPDHPGQQLIHVHPDAGELGMTYATDLAICASMAAFASAVAAIDAPARADAAAAHGDYLAWSTPRARDGVVMDLGPCVAAMRERLPADTIICNGAGNFSGWWHRYWPYAGPGTQLAPTAGAMGYGVPAAVAASRRHPERMVVALAGDGDFLMNGQELATAVQHGCDLLVILVDNGAYGTIRMHQEREFPGRISATRLANPDFALLARAYGGWSETVTRTADFAPALDRAMAEHGVRLLHVKTDIEQITAGTTLSAIAKR; this is translated from the coding sequence ATGGAGAGCAAAAACCGCACCGGGGGGCGTATCCTCGTCGATCAGCTTGTGGCGCAAGGCTGCGAGCGCATCTTCACCGTGCCGGGGGAGAGCTTCCTCGCCGTGCTCGATGCGCTGGTCGATACGCCGCAGATCGATGTCGTCACCTGTCGGCAGGAGGGCGGCGTGGCCTTCATGGCCTGTGCCGATGGCACGCTGACGCATCGCCCCGGCGTGGCCTTCGTCACGCGTGGGCCGGGCGCGACCAACGCATCGATCGGGGTGCATGTCGCGATGCAGGACAGCCAGCCGATGATCATGTTCGTCGGCGATGTCGATCGGGCGACGCGGGACCGCGAGGCGTTTCAGGAAATCAATTTCGAGGCGATGTTCGGCCCCGTCGCGAAATGGGCGGCGCGAATCGACGATGCGCGGCGCATCCCGGAATATGTCGCGCGCGCTTATGCCGTGGCGATGAACGGGCGGCCGGGCCCCGTGGTGCTGGCGCTGCCGGAGGACATGTTGCTCGATCGCGTGGAGGCGCTCGACCGGGCGCGGGTCGAGCGCGTTGCGCAGGCGCCCGATCCCGCCACGATCGACCGGCTCGCGGAGTTGCTCACGGCGGCGAAGCGCCCGGTTGCGATCGTTGGCGGCGCGGGATGGGATCAGGAAGCGGCGCGCGATTTCGCGGCCTGGGCCGATCGCGCGGGCGTGCCGGTGGTCGCTGCGTTCCGGCGGCAGGATGCGGTGCCCAATGATTGCCCGGCCTATGCCGGCAATCTTGGCTATGGCCCGAACCCGAAGCTCGTCGCGCGGGTGCGCGAGGCGGATCTGCTGCTCGTCGTCGGCGCACGGCTGGGCGAGGCGACGACCGACGGCTATACGCTCGTCACCCCAGATCACCCCGGTCAGCAATTGATCCACGTTCATCCCGATGCGGGCGAACTCGGCATGACCTATGCCACCGATCTCGCGATCTGCGCGTCGATGGCAGCCTTCGCGAGCGCGGTCGCCGCGATCGATGCGCCGGCGCGGGCGGACGCGGCGGCGGCGCATGGCGATTATCTCGCATGGTCCACGCCGCGCGCGCGCGACGGTGTGGTCATGGACCTCGGCCCATGCGTCGCCGCGATGCGCGAGCGGCTGCCGGCGGATACGATCATCTGCAACGGGGCGGGCAATTTCTCCGGCTGGTGGCATCGCTATTGGCCCTATGCGGGGCCGGGCACGCAGCTTGCACCCACGGCGGGGGCGATGGGCTATGGCGTGCCGGCGGCCGTGGCGGCGTCGCGGCGTCACCCGGAACGCATGGTGGTCGCGCTGGCGGGGGACGGCGATTTCCTGATGAACGGGCAGGAACTCGCCACCGCCGTGCAACATGGTTGCGATCTGCTGGTGATCCTTGTCGACAATGGCGCCTATGGCACGATCCGGATGCATCAGGAACGCGAGTTCCCGGGGCGCATTTCCGCCACCCGGCTCGCCAATCCCGATTTCGCGTTGCTCGCCCGCGCTTATGGCGGATGGAGCGAAACCGTGACCCGCACCGCCGATTTCGCTCCCGCGCTGGACCGCGCGATGGCCGAGCACGGCGTCCGACTGCTCCATGTGAAAACCGATATCGAGCAGATCACCGCCGGCACCACCCTCTCGGCAATCGCGAAGCGGTAG
- a CDS encoding HAD-IA family hydrolase — translation MKRDTVIFDFGGVVTSSPFEAFNRLERDRGLPPDFIRKVNALSPDDNAWARFERAEIDSAGFDAAFAREASALGHNLRGEDVLAVLAGDIRPRMVHALDWLKRHGYHIGCITNNVPAGEGAGMERSSERAQAVSTVLARFDCVIESSKVGIRKPDPRIYQMMLAHFAKPAERCVYLDDLGINCKPAAELGMHAIKVTGEAQALDDLAEALGVEKGLF, via the coding sequence ATGAAGCGCGACACAGTGATCTTCGATTTCGGCGGGGTGGTCACGTCATCCCCGTTCGAGGCGTTCAACCGGCTGGAGCGGGATCGCGGCCTGCCGCCGGATTTCATCCGCAAGGTCAATGCGCTGTCGCCCGACGACAATGCCTGGGCGCGGTTCGAGCGCGCGGAGATCGATTCCGCCGGTTTCGATGCGGCCTTCGCACGTGAGGCGAGTGCGCTAGGCCACAACCTGCGCGGCGAGGATGTGCTGGCGGTGCTGGCCGGCGATATCCGTCCGCGCATGGTCCATGCGCTCGATTGGCTGAAGCGCCACGGCTATCACATCGGCTGCATCACCAATAACGTGCCCGCAGGCGAAGGCGCGGGGATGGAGCGCAGCAGCGAGCGGGCCCAGGCGGTGAGCACCGTGCTCGCGCGGTTCGATTGCGTGATCGAATCGAGCAAGGTCGGCATCCGCAAGCCCGATCCGCGCATCTATCAAATGATGCTCGCGCATTTCGCCAAACCGGCGGAACGTTGCGTCTATCTCGATGACCTTGGCATCAACTGCAAGCCGGCGGCCGAGCTTGGCATGCACGCGATCAAGGTGACCGGCGAGGCGCAGGCGCTGGACGATCTCGCAGAGGCGCTGGGGGTGGAGAAGGGGCTGTTCTAA
- a CDS encoding outer membrane beta-barrel protein: protein MYQYLSAPVAGLALLAPVAGVALFAAIAATPAEAQDATAFQGPRVEATVGLDQLRFDLSNIGGAGRDKASDIGYGFALGYDKAVAPKLLIGVEGGMNFSDVSYADDALRSRREFDVSGRIGTPITHNTLLYGKIGYSNLQVRELDQTRNLDGLLLAAGAEVKVSPIVYLKSEYRYATYGDGYSTNGVLTGVGVRF, encoded by the coding sequence ATGTACCAGTATCTTTCCGCCCCGGTCGCTGGCCTCGCGCTGCTGGCGCCGGTTGCGGGCGTCGCGCTGTTCGCCGCCATCGCCGCGACACCGGCCGAGGCGCAGGACGCGACAGCCTTTCAGGGACCACGCGTGGAGGCGACGGTGGGGCTGGACCAGCTTCGCTTCGATCTCTCCAATATCGGCGGCGCGGGCCGCGATAAGGCGAGTGACATCGGTTATGGCTTTGCGCTCGGATACGACAAAGCGGTGGCGCCCAAATTGCTGATCGGCGTGGAAGGGGGAATGAACTTCTCCGACGTATCCTATGCCGATGACGCGTTGCGCAGCCGGCGCGAGTTTGACGTATCGGGCCGGATCGGCACGCCGATCACCCATAACACGCTGCTTTACGGCAAGATCGGCTACAGCAATTTGCAGGTGCGCGAACTCGATCAGACGCGCAATCTCGATGGCCTGCTGCTTGCTGCCGGGGCCGAGGTGAAGGTGTCGCCGATCGTCTATCTCAAGAGCGAATATCGCTACGCCACTTATGGCGACGGCTATTCGACCAACGGCGTGCTGACCGGCGTCGGCGTGCGCTTCTGA
- a CDS encoding CoA transferase subunit A yields MKKLYPDAAAALDGVLFDGMTICAGGFGLCGIPERLIDAILAAGTKDLTIASNNAGIDGEGLGKLLRTRQVKKMISSYVGENKEFERQYLSGELEVEFCPQGTLAERCRAGGAGIPGFYTKTGVGTQVAEGKEVKLFDGQEYILERGIRADLSIIKGWKADEAGNLIFRKTARNFNQPMATAGKVCVAEVEEIVPVGSLDPDGIHLPGIYVNRLIVGAPYDKKIEFRTVRERATA; encoded by the coding sequence ATGAAGAAGCTCTACCCCGACGCCGCCGCCGCCCTTGATGGCGTGCTGTTCGATGGCATGACGATCTGCGCGGGCGGCTTCGGCCTGTGCGGCATCCCGGAACGACTGATCGACGCGATCCTCGCGGCGGGCACCAAAGATCTCACCATCGCCAGCAACAACGCCGGGATCGACGGCGAGGGGCTGGGCAAATTGCTCCGCACGCGCCAGGTGAAGAAAATGATCTCGTCCTATGTCGGCGAGAACAAGGAGTTCGAGCGGCAGTATCTTTCCGGCGAGCTTGAGGTCGAGTTCTGCCCGCAGGGCACGCTGGCCGAACGCTGCCGTGCCGGTGGCGCGGGCATTCCCGGCTTCTACACCAAGACCGGCGTCGGCACGCAGGTGGCCGAGGGCAAAGAGGTCAAGCTGTTCGACGGGCAGGAATATATCCTCGAACGCGGCATCCGCGCCGATCTCAGCATCATCAAGGGCTGGAAGGCGGATGAGGCGGGCAATCTCATCTTCCGCAAGACGGCGCGCAACTTCAACCAGCCGATGGCGACCGCCGGCAAGGTGTGCGTCGCCGAGGTGGAGGAAATCGTGCCGGTGGGCAGCCTCGATCCCGACGGTATCCATCTGCCGGGCATCTATGTGAACCGGCTGATCGTCGGTGCGCCCTATGACAAGAAGATCGAATTCCGCACCGTGCGGGAGCGCGCGACGGCGTGA
- a CDS encoding VIT family protein: MRPRHREFHAADRIGWLRAAVLGANDGILSVSSIIVGVAAARPGVSAILLAGIAGLVAGAMSMAAGEFVSVNSQADAEGADRAKEAAELAADPDAEHRELVAIYRARGLDAALAEQVATQMSAHDALTTHMRDELGLTDAAAARPVQAALASAGSFFAGGAAPMLTVLLAPDDTLVWAVPAVALVLLAVLGAVGARAGGAGAAKGALRVTFWGAAAMLVTYLIGDFAGATL; this comes from the coding sequence GTGCGCCCCCGCCACCGGGAGTTTCATGCGGCGGATCGGATCGGCTGGCTGCGCGCGGCGGTGCTCGGCGCGAACGACGGCATTCTCTCCGTCTCCAGCATCATCGTCGGCGTCGCGGCGGCGCGGCCGGGCGTATCGGCGATCCTGCTCGCGGGAATCGCCGGGCTGGTGGCGGGCGCGATGTCGATGGCGGCGGGGGAGTTCGTCTCGGTCAACAGCCAGGCCGATGCCGAAGGCGCCGATCGCGCGAAGGAGGCGGCCGAGCTTGCCGCCGATCCCGATGCGGAGCATCGCGAACTGGTCGCGATCTATCGCGCGCGCGGGCTGGATGCCGCGCTGGCGGAGCAGGTTGCGACGCAGATGAGCGCGCATGACGCGCTCACCACCCATATGCGCGACGAACTCGGGCTGACCGACGCGGCCGCCGCACGGCCGGTGCAGGCGGCGCTTGCCTCAGCGGGTAGCTTCTTCGCGGGGGGCGCCGCGCCGATGCTGACTGTATTGCTGGCGCCCGACGACACACTGGTCTGGGCGGTGCCGGCGGTCGCGCTCGTCCTGCTCGCGGTGCTGGGTGCGGTCGGCGCGCGCGCTGGCGGCGCGGGGGCGGCGAAAGGCGCGCTGCGCGTCACCTTCTGGGGGGCGGCGGCGATGCTCGTCACCTATCTCATCGGCGATTTCGCGGGCGCCACTTTATAG